Part of the Cercospora beticola chromosome 5, complete sequence genome is shown below.
TTGTAATTGAACTTGGCGTTTCAATATGGAATGTTGTATCAGAAGTGAACTATCATGTGCGACTGCATATGTCGACAATTGCCTGAGTTCGTACAGATATAGCCATGGAAAGAGAGCCATTGGGTAGGGAGGAGTGGAGCACTAATATCACCGGATTTTTGAATTCAGAACGTCGGTGGGTGGAGGGTTGCACTCAACGTCGATTTCGCTATGACCCAGATGGTAGGTTCACGGATGGCTCCAGTCATCGCAGCTGCTCACGATGTCGTAATTCTGTATGTGCCGCACTCAAGAGATCTCCGTTGTGACAATTGACGGACTCCGTGTCAAGCGCATAGGCGCTTGATTAGGATGGCGTAAACTTCCCCGAATGTGATAAGGATCCGGGAAACCCTGATCGCAACTCCTTTAGAGGTCATCGGGTTTGTCAGGACGCTGTGCTGTGAGGTTTCTTGCACGGTATGCCGCTTTCGTACGATGCCGCATCACGCGGGCTAGATTCGCTTGGTCGTAATATTCACTCCTCTGACAACACTTCATCGGGATTCTCGCCGACCTCTTTTGCAACTCCTCTCACAACCTCAATCAGGGCCTTGCATGCCGGTGAATCGCCGTAGCTGTCGAAGAAGCTTTCGCCATAATCACATGCCATGCCAATTCTTGGGTCCAGCGGCACAGCGCCCAGGAATGGAACGCCAGTCTCCTTTGCCAATCTTCTGCCGCCTCCTGTAGTTGCTCGGAATATCTCCGATTGATGTGTGCATTTAGGGCAGACGAAGCCGCTCATGTTCTCGACCAGACCAAGCACTTTGATTCCAGCTTTCCGGCAAAAGTCGATCTCTTTCCTCACATCGAGTAATGACACTTCCTGCGGTGTAGTGACTAATAGTGCTCCATCGACGCCACTTTCTTTGAGGTAGCTGTTGACCGAGAGATGCTCGTCGCTCGTGCCGGGAGGTGTGTCGACGAGCAGATAGTCCATTTCGCCCCACTCGACGTCCTTCAAGAACTGCTTGATGAGACCATTCTTCTTCGGACCTCTCCAAATGACAGCATCGTCGCGGTTCGGTAGCATGAATTGAATAGACATCGCGCCTAAGTTGTCGGTCACCCAGATCGGCTCCCATCCAGTATTTGCCACATGGATCTTTTGGTCTTCGACACCCATCATCTTGGGTATTGACGGGCCGCAGATATCTGTATCCATGACGCCAACCGTGTTATCTGGGTTCGATGCAAAGGCATGCGCAAGCATTGTCGTGAACGTCGACTTGCCGACGCCACCTTTGCCGGAGAGGATCAGGATTTTGTGCCTGACACCTGATAGCCTTGAAGTGATGACCGGGATATCTGGATCTGGGCCTTTTGGAGCTGTAGCACATATTTGCTGGTTTGGACATCCTGCGCATGCATCTGCCTTTCCTGCTTGTTCACCTTCTGGTCCTGGGCAGTTTTCGGGCTCGGCAGCGATGAGGTTGGGTTTGTTGCTCAGCGCCTCATCGACTGCCGTGTCGATGGGCTGCACGGGATCCTGCAGTAGAGGGGACATTGTCGTTGTGATCGGATGATGCTACAGCACTCGACGAAGAAACTGAGATGTTGAAGAGGGAGTGGACATGTCATATCTGCTGAGTAATGCAGAATGCGCCACTGGCGGACTCGACTCCGCCGCTGCATGGATGCCCTGCCCGCATTCGAACACGCTCTCCCAGTGACAACACCTCTGCTGAGTCCACACTTGGAGCCATGCTGTCGAATCTGAGTGTCCGGTCGTCGCGGGCTGTCTCTCGCACGCCCGTTCGCGAAGTCGTTCGACACCGGAGCGCGATCTCGGGTCCGTACCTGCTGGACGAGTACATACCGCGATTCCAGCTCCTCACGTCGGTgcaggaggcgaagaagcgcaGCCTGGCCTATGCGCATTTGAGAGAATGCAATTTGTGCCCGCGACTGTGCGGCGTGAACCGCTTCGAAAAGCGAGGGACGTGTCTCGTGGGCAGCGACGTGGTCGTCAACACGATTGCGCCGCACTTTGCAGAGGAGCCGTGCATATCAGGGCGcaatggcagcggcagcgtcTTCTTCAGCGGATGCAATCTTAGATGTACAGCCATCTCGAGGTAGGTCTACAGACCACGAAAGCTAAGTGACTCCCAGGCGTCTTCTGCCAGAATCACGACATCGCGCATCAAAAGAACGGCTTCGACCTCACGCCGGAACAACTGGGCGAGTGGATGGTCAAATTGCAAGAGGTAGGAAACGTGCACAACATCAACTTCGTCACGCCCGAGCACGTCGTCCCGCAGGTCGCCCTGGCCATCCTCCACGCGAAGACCCTCGGCCTCAATCGGCCCATCGTCTACAATACGTCCAGTTTCGACTCGCTTGACTCGCTCAAGCTGATGGATGGTCTGGTCGACATCTATCTCGCAGACTTCAAAGTCTGGAAGCCTACGACTGCCAAGCGCCTGTTGAAGGCCGAAAACTACGTGGAAGCGGCAATGGAGTCCGTGAAAGCGATGCACGCCCAGGTGGGAGATCTTAGCTTCACTGCCGATGGCATCGCGAAGAGAGGCCTGCTCATCAGACACCTCGTGATGCCGGGCCTGGAGGATGAAGGAAAACACATCGTCAAATGGCTCGCCGAAAATGTGAGCAAGGACGTGTACGTCCACATCATGGAGCAGTATCATCCGCGCGCCCACGTTGGCAAAGGCAAGCGCTCCACGCGTGGGCGAGCGCAGGATGTGGCCACTGGCACAGTCGACCCAGGCGGCGTaccagctgaagaagcagccaAAAAGGAGATCAGATATCAGGATATCAACCGTGCTGTCAGCCTCACGGAAGTCGACAACGTGCGAAGAGCTGCTGAGGATGCAGGTCTATGGCGGTTCAACGAAATATCGGAACACGCTGGTTTCGCGTGAAAGCTGGCtgtctcatcttcgtcaccaTTCATCTCCGAGGCTCGCCGTGTCCTGCTGTAACTCCGATTACCGCATTGGTATGTGGGTGCAGAGGCGCGGCGATCCTGCTCCAGCCGACGACTTGCCGGCATCACCCACTGCTCCGGATCCGTTGCCACGAGCATGGACAAGATTGAGCTCAATGTCGATGATACATGATCGCTCCACAGATCTTGCTTAATCAACGAGGCGAAGGTGCCGACCGCGTATCGTTCCAGAGCGGTGGATGAATCTATCATATTCAGATCTGGAACGTACTTAGGTTTGACCACAAGGGTTTCAGAGCCGGACTACCCGTGGCCACTAGTGAACTACTCGCCTGACGGACCTCTTTGTTCCACACTGGGAACTTGTTTGTCACAGTGCTTTGAGCGTGGCGCTCGTGACGACTGCGCGCCAACACTGCTCAGTTGCCATGCAGCTGCCATGCTCCAGGAGCGCTCCCCGTGATCTTCACTGCAGCCATGTCGCTGTGTATGCGTGGACGAACTGCCATCAAGCTACCTGCGACAATACGTTGCGTTGGGCAGTCTACGGGTGGCGCGTTCTTTGTCCGCAAGCAGAGCAGGATAGCCGCAGGC
Proteins encoded:
- the NBP35 gene encoding cytosolic Fe-S cluster assembly factor nbp35, translating into MSPLLQDPVQPIDTAVDEALSNKPNLIAAEPENCPGPEGEQAGKADACAGCPNQQICATAPKGPDPDIPVITSRLSGVRHKILILSGKGGVGKSTFTTMLAHAFASNPDNTVGVMDTDICGPSIPKMMGVEDQKIHVANTGWEPIWVTDNLGAMSIQFMLPNRDDAVIWRGPKKNGLIKQFLKDVEWGEMDYLLVDTPPGTSDEHLSVNSYLKESGVDGALLVTTPQEVSLLDVRKEIDFCRKAGIKVLGLVENMSGFVCPKCTHQSEIFRATTGGGRRLAKETGVPFLGAVPLDPRIGMACDYGESFFDSYGDSPACKALIEVVRGVAKEVGENPDEVLSEE